A single genomic interval of Xiphophorus couchianus chromosome 2, X_couchianus-1.0, whole genome shotgun sequence harbors:
- the sbk1 gene encoding serine/threonine-protein kinase SBK1 isoform X2 produces MASLSLSPSGPGRAGSGGGSPTSKPSYCGAVPVEDMQALAITSLSAADVAKQYEHIRELGKGTYGKVDLVAHRTQGTKMALKFVTKNKTKLKSFLREFSLTGSLSCSPFIIKVLDVLFETEDSYVFGQEYAPAGDLFDIIPPQVGLPEEMVKRCMQQLGLALDFMHSKNLVHRDVKPENVLLFDRECRRIKLADFGMTRRVGCRVKRVSGTIPYTAPEVCRANRAEGFLVTTSMDVWAFGVLVFCMLTGNFPWEAAMPADAFYEEFRRWQKAGCPAGTYPSQWRRFTDDALRMFQRLLAAEPEKRCGVKDIFCFIKYELVSELRRRASYRAKRGERSSSGVCTGSCTASSSRSSIRHPEPSTPPGTSCLRPAPLKRSVLSDPLSPREEAGQHQAPGRDKNKSQMVMATAIEICV; encoded by the exons ATGGCGAGCCTGTCTCTCTCCCCCTCCGGGCCGGGGCGAGCGGGCAGCGGCGGGGGGTCGCCCACGTCCAAACCGAGCTACTGCGGAGCGGTTCCGGTGGAGGACATGCAGGCGCTGGCCATCACCTCGCTGTCCGCCGCGGACGTAGCCAAGCAGTACGAACACATCCGGGAGCTGGGGAAGGGAACGTACGGCAAGGTGGACCTGGTGGCTCACCGCACGCAGG GCACCAAAATGGCGCTCAAGTTTGTGACGAAGAACAAGACGAAGCTGAAGAGTTTCCTGCGGGAGTTCAGCCTGACGggttctctgagctgcagcccGTTCATCATCAAAGTCCTCGACGTTCTGTTCGAGACGGAGGACAGCTACGTGTTCGGGCAGGAGTACGCCCCCGCCGGCGACCTTTTCGACATCATACCGCCGCAG GTCGGCCTGCCGGAGGAAATGGTGAAGCGCTGCATGCAGCAGCTCGGTTTGGCTCTGGACTTCATGCACAGTAAAAACCTGGTGCATCGGGACGTCAAACCCGAAAACGTGCTTCTGTTCGACCGTGAGTGCCGCCGCATCAAGCTGGCTGACTTCGGCATGACGCGGCGCGTCGGCTGCCGGGTGAAGCGGGTGAGCGGCACCATCCCCTACACGGCACCGGAGGTCTGCCGTGCCAACCGCGCCGAGGGCTTCCTGGTCACCACTAGCATGGACGTGTGGGCATTCGGCGTGCTGGTCTTCTGCATGCTGACGGGGAACTTCCCCTGGGAGGCCGCCATGCCGGCCGATGCCTTCTATGAGGAGTTCCGGCGCTGGCAGAAAGCGGGTTGCCCCGCCGGGACCTACCCGTCCCAGTGGCGCCGCTTCACTGACGACGCCCTGCGCATGTTCCAGAGGCTGCTGGCCGCCGAGCCGGAGAAGCGCTGCGGTGTCAAGGACATCTTCTGCTTCATCAAGTACGAGCTGGTGAGCGAGCTGCGGCGCCGGGCGTCCTACCGAGCCAAACGGGGAGAGAGGTCCAGCTCCGGAGTGTGCACCGGCAGCTGCACCGCGTCGTCTTCGCGTTCCTCCATCAGACACCCGGAGCCGTCCACGCCGCCGGGAACGTCCTGCCTCCGCCCGGCGCCGCTCAAACGCAGCGTCCTGTCCGACCCGCTGTCTCCCAGAGAGGAGGCCGGGCAGCACCAGGCCCCGGGCCGAGACAAGAACAAGAGCCAGATGGTCATGGCGACCGCCATCGAAATCTGCGTTTGA
- the sbk1 gene encoding serine/threonine-protein kinase SBK1 isoform X1 yields MQDHGGERQVASSVPQSVMASLSLSPSGPGRAGSGGGSPTSKPSYCGAVPVEDMQALAITSLSAADVAKQYEHIRELGKGTYGKVDLVAHRTQGTKMALKFVTKNKTKLKSFLREFSLTGSLSCSPFIIKVLDVLFETEDSYVFGQEYAPAGDLFDIIPPQVGLPEEMVKRCMQQLGLALDFMHSKNLVHRDVKPENVLLFDRECRRIKLADFGMTRRVGCRVKRVSGTIPYTAPEVCRANRAEGFLVTTSMDVWAFGVLVFCMLTGNFPWEAAMPADAFYEEFRRWQKAGCPAGTYPSQWRRFTDDALRMFQRLLAAEPEKRCGVKDIFCFIKYELVSELRRRASYRAKRGERSSSGVCTGSCTASSSRSSIRHPEPSTPPGTSCLRPAPLKRSVLSDPLSPREEAGQHQAPGRDKNKSQMVMATAIEICV; encoded by the exons CGTGCCGCAGAGCGTCATGGCGAGCCTGTCTCTCTCCCCCTCCGGGCCGGGGCGAGCGGGCAGCGGCGGGGGGTCGCCCACGTCCAAACCGAGCTACTGCGGAGCGGTTCCGGTGGAGGACATGCAGGCGCTGGCCATCACCTCGCTGTCCGCCGCGGACGTAGCCAAGCAGTACGAACACATCCGGGAGCTGGGGAAGGGAACGTACGGCAAGGTGGACCTGGTGGCTCACCGCACGCAGG GCACCAAAATGGCGCTCAAGTTTGTGACGAAGAACAAGACGAAGCTGAAGAGTTTCCTGCGGGAGTTCAGCCTGACGggttctctgagctgcagcccGTTCATCATCAAAGTCCTCGACGTTCTGTTCGAGACGGAGGACAGCTACGTGTTCGGGCAGGAGTACGCCCCCGCCGGCGACCTTTTCGACATCATACCGCCGCAG GTCGGCCTGCCGGAGGAAATGGTGAAGCGCTGCATGCAGCAGCTCGGTTTGGCTCTGGACTTCATGCACAGTAAAAACCTGGTGCATCGGGACGTCAAACCCGAAAACGTGCTTCTGTTCGACCGTGAGTGCCGCCGCATCAAGCTGGCTGACTTCGGCATGACGCGGCGCGTCGGCTGCCGGGTGAAGCGGGTGAGCGGCACCATCCCCTACACGGCACCGGAGGTCTGCCGTGCCAACCGCGCCGAGGGCTTCCTGGTCACCACTAGCATGGACGTGTGGGCATTCGGCGTGCTGGTCTTCTGCATGCTGACGGGGAACTTCCCCTGGGAGGCCGCCATGCCGGCCGATGCCTTCTATGAGGAGTTCCGGCGCTGGCAGAAAGCGGGTTGCCCCGCCGGGACCTACCCGTCCCAGTGGCGCCGCTTCACTGACGACGCCCTGCGCATGTTCCAGAGGCTGCTGGCCGCCGAGCCGGAGAAGCGCTGCGGTGTCAAGGACATCTTCTGCTTCATCAAGTACGAGCTGGTGAGCGAGCTGCGGCGCCGGGCGTCCTACCGAGCCAAACGGGGAGAGAGGTCCAGCTCCGGAGTGTGCACCGGCAGCTGCACCGCGTCGTCTTCGCGTTCCTCCATCAGACACCCGGAGCCGTCCACGCCGCCGGGAACGTCCTGCCTCCGCCCGGCGCCGCTCAAACGCAGCGTCCTGTCCGACCCGCTGTCTCCCAGAGAGGAGGCCGGGCAGCACCAGGCCCCGGGCCGAGACAAGAACAAGAGCCAGATGGTCATGGCGACCGCCATCGAAATCTGCGTTTGA